A single window of Pseudarthrobacter psychrotolerans DNA harbors:
- a CDS encoding acyl-CoA thioesterase — translation MTETAANSVTLRFLAAPTDVGHSGSVDAGTVLEWVDKAAYAAAVGWAKSYCVTAYVGNIHFADPVNSGDMVEVEATIVYTGRSSMHIRTVVSSSDPKGGPATMRSQCMVIFVAVGDNGKPIPVKQFQPVTATEIEQRDHALARIKVRERIVEAMNAQEYTDAGTAERVTLRFMAAPTDVNWGGKVHGGIVMKWIDEAAYVCASRYCGMDTVAVFSGGVRFYRPLLIGHVVEVEARLVYTGTKGMHIAVHVRSGDPKGKELNLTTYCLTVMVTRDADGNSVPVPGWVPVSAEDKRLHAHARELLEIRGTAPGNRLPNHLLGQG, via the coding sequence ATGACTGAGACCGCAGCCAACTCCGTGACCCTCCGCTTCCTGGCCGCCCCCACGGATGTGGGCCACAGCGGATCCGTGGACGCGGGGACCGTCCTCGAATGGGTGGACAAGGCTGCGTACGCTGCCGCTGTGGGCTGGGCCAAGTCCTACTGCGTCACCGCCTATGTGGGCAACATCCATTTCGCGGACCCGGTGAACAGCGGCGACATGGTGGAGGTGGAGGCCACCATCGTCTACACGGGACGTTCCTCCATGCACATCCGGACCGTCGTCTCTTCAAGCGATCCCAAGGGCGGGCCTGCCACAATGCGCAGCCAGTGCATGGTGATCTTTGTTGCGGTCGGCGACAACGGCAAGCCGATACCCGTCAAACAGTTCCAACCGGTCACGGCAACGGAGATCGAACAGCGCGACCACGCCCTGGCGCGGATCAAGGTCCGTGAACGGATCGTCGAAGCCATGAACGCCCAGGAATATACCGACGCCGGGACCGCCGAACGCGTAACGCTGCGGTTCATGGCCGCCCCCACGGACGTGAACTGGGGCGGAAAAGTGCACGGCGGCATCGTGATGAAGTGGATCGACGAAGCCGCCTATGTCTGCGCATCCCGCTACTGCGGGATGGACACCGTGGCGGTATTCTCCGGTGGCGTGCGCTTCTACCGGCCCCTGCTGATCGGCCATGTGGTGGAGGTCGAGGCCAGGCTGGTCTATACGGGGACCAAAGGCATGCACATCGCCGTACACGTGCGCTCCGGTGATCCGAAGGGCAAGGAACTGAACCTCACCACGTATTGCCTCACGGTGATGGTGACGCGCGACGCCGACGGCAACTCGGTGCCGGTCCCCGGCTGGGTGCCGGTCTCGGCGGAGGACAAGCGGCTGCATGCCCATGCCCGCGAACTGCTCGAGATCCGTGGGACCGCTCCGGGGAACCGTCTGCCCAACCACCTGCTGGGGCAGGGCTAG
- the aztD gene encoding zinc metallochaperone AztD: MMTVQPSFPFSRRHSRMFPAVLAVSAALLAACGSPPGAAPGHAPTTNSRATSEGSEAKESQAPVPRLVLTHDAGITVLDAKTLGPVGEVPLEGFNRLSQAGDGRHVLVSTGDSFRIFDVGVWTEAHGDHGHSYVTAPRLTDRAFGANKAGHVVTQAEKTALFNDGSGKVDVFDPAALTGALKTGPPATSTYTTPEAHHGVAVPLADGQLLVTLGNEERRNGLALLSAPSNDGGQGRRELLRNEDCPGVHGEAVAGGDAVVVGCEDGMLVYQDGAFAKLASPDMYGRMGNQAGTPASPVILGDYKVDRDADLERPTRISLVNTDTGTLQLVDLGTRYSFRSLGRGPAGEALVLGTDGALHVIDPTTGEVTAAISVVAPWVEPEAWQDPRPTLFVQGSTAYVTEPATSTIHAVDLTEGKVVRSAALERAANELTGVTG; the protein is encoded by the coding sequence ATGATGACAGTCCAACCCAGTTTCCCCTTCAGTCGACGCCACTCCCGGATGTTCCCGGCGGTGCTCGCGGTTTCCGCAGCGCTCCTTGCGGCGTGCGGGAGCCCGCCAGGAGCGGCCCCCGGTCACGCGCCAACTACAAACAGCCGTGCCACCTCCGAAGGCAGCGAGGCAAAAGAGTCCCAGGCGCCAGTCCCGCGGCTGGTCCTGACCCACGATGCGGGTATTACGGTTCTTGACGCGAAGACGCTGGGGCCGGTGGGGGAGGTGCCATTGGAGGGATTCAACCGCCTCAGTCAGGCCGGCGACGGACGGCACGTCCTGGTGTCCACCGGAGATTCCTTCCGCATCTTTGACGTCGGCGTGTGGACAGAGGCGCACGGCGACCATGGGCACTCCTATGTCACCGCTCCCCGGCTGACGGACCGGGCCTTCGGCGCCAACAAGGCCGGCCACGTGGTCACCCAAGCAGAGAAGACAGCGCTGTTCAATGACGGTTCGGGGAAAGTGGATGTTTTTGATCCGGCCGCGCTGACTGGCGCCCTCAAGACCGGCCCGCCCGCGACAAGCACCTACACCACACCCGAAGCCCATCATGGCGTGGCAGTGCCGCTGGCGGATGGCCAGCTGCTGGTTACCCTTGGCAACGAGGAGCGCCGCAACGGCCTGGCGTTGCTGAGTGCGCCGAGCAACGACGGCGGGCAGGGTCGCCGCGAACTGCTCCGCAACGAGGATTGCCCCGGCGTGCATGGCGAGGCCGTGGCAGGCGGTGACGCGGTGGTGGTGGGTTGCGAGGACGGCATGCTGGTCTACCAGGACGGCGCCTTCGCCAAGCTCGCAAGCCCCGACATGTACGGCCGCATGGGCAACCAGGCCGGAACCCCCGCCTCGCCGGTAATCCTCGGCGACTACAAGGTGGACAGGGACGCCGACCTTGAGCGGCCCACCCGAATCTCGCTGGTCAACACTGACACCGGGACGCTCCAGCTGGTGGACCTGGGCACCAGGTATTCCTTCCGTTCCCTGGGCCGCGGTCCGGCAGGGGAAGCGCTGGTGCTGGGGACGGACGGGGCGCTTCATGTCATTGATCCGACGACGGGCGAGGTCACCGCTGCGATTTCGGTGGTTGCCCCCTGGGTGGAGCCGGAGGCCTGGCAGGATCCCCGCCCCACTCTGTTTGTCCAGGGCTCAACCGCCTACGTCACGGAGCCGGCCACCTCCACCATCCACGCCGTTGACCTGACTGAGGGAAAGGTGGTTAGGAGCGCCGCCCTGGAACGCGCCGCCAACGAACTGACCGGAGTTACCGGCTGA
- a CDS encoding DoxX family protein yields the protein MNQSRLTTTATTVLRVILGFLFAAHGWQKFNEWTIAGTQAAFAQMGVPAANVSAPVIAGLELAGGIALILGALTRVVAALLAVNMIGALVLVHASAGVFADKGGYELVLLLGAAALALALTGAGRVSVDRVLFGRKGSKLAVLA from the coding sequence ATGAATCAGTCACGCCTTACCACCACCGCCACCACAGTCCTGCGCGTCATCCTCGGCTTCCTCTTCGCTGCCCACGGCTGGCAGAAGTTCAACGAGTGGACCATCGCCGGAACCCAGGCCGCGTTCGCCCAGATGGGTGTGCCCGCAGCCAACGTCTCAGCACCCGTCATTGCAGGCCTCGAACTGGCCGGCGGCATTGCCCTCATCCTGGGCGCACTCACCCGCGTGGTGGCCGCCCTGCTGGCCGTAAACATGATCGGCGCCCTCGTCCTGGTGCACGCCTCGGCCGGAGTCTTCGCCGACAAGGGCGGGTACGAGCTGGTGCTGCTTCTGGGCGCTGCCGCCCTGGCACTCGCACTCACCGGAGCCGGCCGCGTGTCAGTGGACCGCGTCCTGTTCGGCCGCAAGGGCTCCAAACTGGCAGTCCTCGCATAA
- a CDS encoding MATE family efflux transporter has protein sequence MPNQSAPAAVQRPASHAREILRLAVPAFGALIAEPLFLLADSAIVGHLGVAQLAGVGLASAVLHTAVGLMVFLAYSTTPAVARAMGHGQLGKALAAGRDGVWLAFLLGIVLAVAGFWAAEPLVSLMGAEGEVRSFAADYLRWSMPGLVAMLLIFAGTGVLRGLQDTRTPLLVATAGFALNIVLNFWLVYGLGWSVAGSAAGTSVAQWAMAAVYLAMVQRNAARHGISLWPDWSGIRAMTRVGSWLMLRTLSLRIAILATVFVVTGQGAVNLAAHQLAMTIFSFLAFALDALAIAAQALIGKELGASNPVRARHLTRTMIRWGVGFGVVTGALLAVAAPWAGALFTSDPGVQSVLTYALWILAAGQPLAGYVFVLDGVLIGAGDAKYLALAGVVNLAVYIPMLVAVVVSGLSAAAGLVWLWAAFALGYMAARAVTLGLRARSDRWLVLGSP, from the coding sequence GTGCCCAACCAATCCGCCCCCGCTGCCGTGCAGCGTCCCGCGAGCCATGCCCGGGAAATCCTGCGGCTCGCCGTCCCGGCGTTCGGGGCCCTGATCGCCGAACCACTGTTCCTGCTCGCGGATTCGGCCATTGTGGGACACCTTGGCGTGGCCCAGCTGGCCGGCGTGGGGCTCGCCTCCGCCGTGCTGCACACCGCCGTCGGCCTGATGGTGTTCCTCGCCTACTCCACCACCCCGGCGGTGGCCCGCGCGATGGGACACGGGCAGTTGGGCAAGGCACTCGCCGCAGGGCGCGACGGCGTCTGGCTGGCATTTCTGTTGGGCATAGTCCTGGCGGTGGCCGGCTTCTGGGCCGCTGAACCGCTGGTGTCCCTGATGGGCGCCGAGGGTGAGGTGCGTTCATTCGCCGCTGACTATCTGCGCTGGTCCATGCCCGGCCTGGTGGCAATGCTCCTCATCTTTGCCGGCACCGGTGTTCTCCGCGGGTTGCAGGACACCAGGACACCGCTGCTCGTGGCCACCGCAGGCTTTGCCCTGAATATTGTCCTTAACTTCTGGCTGGTCTACGGGCTGGGCTGGTCCGTTGCGGGCTCGGCGGCCGGCACCAGCGTGGCGCAATGGGCCATGGCGGCCGTCTATCTGGCGATGGTCCAGCGAAATGCTGCCCGGCACGGCATCAGCCTGTGGCCCGACTGGAGCGGTATCCGCGCGATGACCCGGGTCGGTTCGTGGCTTATGCTCCGCACGCTGAGCCTGCGGATTGCCATCCTGGCTACGGTTTTTGTCGTTACGGGGCAAGGTGCCGTCAACCTGGCGGCGCACCAGCTGGCCATGACCATCTTCTCCTTCCTCGCTTTTGCCCTCGATGCCCTTGCCATCGCCGCCCAAGCCCTGATCGGCAAGGAGCTGGGCGCATCCAACCCCGTCAGGGCGCGGCACCTGACCCGGACCATGATCCGCTGGGGTGTCGGATTCGGCGTGGTTACGGGAGCCCTGCTGGCAGTCGCTGCGCCCTGGGCAGGGGCGCTGTTCACTTCGGACCCCGGCGTCCAGTCCGTGCTGACATACGCTCTGTGGATCCTGGCCGCCGGTCAGCCCCTTGCCGGTTATGTCTTTGTCCTGGATGGCGTGCTGATCGGCGCCGGGGACGCCAAGTACCTTGCGCTGGCGGGCGTGGTCAACCTCGCCGTGTACATCCCCATGCTCGTGGCCGTTGTTGTCTCCGGCCTGTCCGCCGCTGCGGGCCTTGTTTGGCTGTGGGCCGCCTTTGCGCTGGGCTACATGGCCGCCCGGGCGGTGACACTGGGCCTGCGCGCCCGGTCGGACCGCTGGCTGGTGCTGGGTTCGCCATAA